In one Saccharibacillus brassicae genomic region, the following are encoded:
- a CDS encoding metal ABC transporter permease: MEILFSDFFQRALLGGLLIGLTAPLIGIFLVLRRLSMIGDTLAHVTIAGVALGFLINVYPLVVGLVFAVISSFGIEKLRRAYKGYAELSIAVIMSGGVAMASFLFTLGQGYNTDVTSYLFGSIYTLGRTDLYLVGGVTAIVVAVVVIFYKELFLLTFEEDAAAVSGLPVKLLNMLITVLAALVISTAIKIVGALLVSALLTIPVACSLFLAKSFRMSILLSVVVAEIAVIAGLVIAGIWNFAPGATIVLLLILMLLLTLVARRGYTV, from the coding sequence TTGGAAATTTTATTCAGCGACTTTTTTCAACGCGCACTGCTCGGCGGGCTGTTGATCGGATTGACGGCGCCGCTGATCGGCATCTTTCTCGTGCTGCGGCGGTTGTCGATGATCGGCGACACGCTGGCGCATGTGACGATCGCGGGCGTGGCGCTCGGCTTCCTGATCAACGTGTATCCGCTCGTCGTCGGCCTCGTCTTCGCGGTGATCTCGTCTTTCGGGATCGAGAAGCTGCGCAGAGCCTACAAAGGCTATGCCGAATTGTCGATCGCGGTCATCATGTCGGGCGGGGTCGCGATGGCGTCGTTCCTGTTCACGCTGGGACAGGGCTATAACACCGACGTCACCAGCTATTTGTTCGGCAGCATCTATACGCTCGGACGCACCGATCTGTATCTGGTGGGCGGAGTCACGGCGATCGTCGTGGCCGTCGTCGTTATTTTCTACAAAGAGCTGTTCCTGCTGACGTTCGAGGAAGACGCGGCGGCGGTCAGCGGACTTCCGGTCAAGCTGCTCAACATGCTCATTACCGTGCTTGCGGCGCTCGTCATCAGCACGGCGATCAAGATCGTGGGCGCGCTGCTCGTCTCGGCGCTGCTGACCATTCCGGTCGCGTGCAGCCTGTTTTTGGCCAAAAGTTTCCGCATGTCCATCCTGCTGTCCGTCGTTGTGGCCGAGATCGCGGTTATCGCCGGATTGGTCATCGCGGGCATCTGGAACTTCGCGCCCGGAGCGACGATCGTACTGCTGCTCATTTTGATGCTGCTGCTGACGCTGGTCGCCCGAAGAGGATATACCGTCTGA
- a CDS encoding metal ABC transporter ATP-binding protein — protein MSAIPALDCHQPMIELRDVSFSYKDQHVLKELSFSVKERDFVGIVGSNGAGKTTLLKMLVGLMPPTSGEIRMFGEPIRRFRDWERIGYVPQKNALNMLFPATVREVVTSGLYTNKNLFRRLTREAKAKLDDALQVMRIEDIADKRIGRLSGGQQQRVFLARAMINQPDLLVLDEPTVGIDAETQDGFFELIRHMHQHHNITFLMVSHDIDRLEDYLGKEPRQQNGKIKFFVRHSHDDLDCAGTDLQHSLPLVHSAE, from the coding sequence ATGTCCGCCATTCCGGCATTGGACTGCCATCAGCCGATGATCGAGCTGCGCGACGTGTCTTTTTCCTACAAAGACCAGCATGTGCTCAAAGAGTTGAGTTTCAGCGTGAAGGAGCGCGACTTCGTGGGGATCGTCGGTTCCAACGGAGCCGGCAAAACGACGTTGCTCAAAATGCTCGTCGGCTTGATGCCGCCGACAAGCGGCGAGATCCGCATGTTCGGCGAACCGATCCGCCGCTTCCGCGACTGGGAACGGATCGGCTACGTGCCGCAGAAAAACGCGCTCAATATGCTGTTTCCGGCAACGGTGCGCGAAGTGGTTACGTCCGGCTTGTACACGAACAAGAATCTGTTCCGCCGTCTGACCCGCGAAGCCAAAGCGAAGCTTGACGACGCGCTGCAGGTTATGCGGATCGAGGACATCGCCGACAAACGGATCGGGCGGTTGTCGGGCGGCCAGCAGCAGCGTGTGTTTCTGGCGCGGGCGATGATCAACCAGCCGGACCTGCTCGTGCTCGACGAGCCGACGGTCGGGATCGACGCCGAGACGCAGGACGGATTTTTCGAATTGATCCGCCATATGCACCAGCATCACAACATCACGTTCCTGATGGTCTCGCACGACATCGACCGGCTGGAAGATTATTTGGGCAAGGAACCGCGGCAGCAGAACGGCAAGATCAAGTTTTTCGTGCGCCATTCGCACGATGATCTGGACTGCGCCGGGACGGACCTGCAGCATTCGCTGCCGCTCGTCCATTCCGCGGAATGA
- the mntR gene encoding transcriptional regulator MntR, with amino-acid sequence MPTPSMEDYLERIYQLIDEKGYARVSDIAEGLEVHPSSVTKMIQKLDKDEYLVYEKYRGLILTSKGKKIGKRLVDRHQLLEEFLRLIGVEESRIYQDVEGIEHHLSWDSITRIESLVEYFGRDPKRLEELKVVQDEGTSEF; translated from the coding sequence ATGCCAACGCCCAGTATGGAAGATTATTTGGAGCGCATCTACCAGTTGATCGACGAAAAAGGCTATGCCCGGGTATCGGACATCGCCGAAGGGCTTGAGGTTCATCCTTCTTCGGTCACCAAAATGATTCAAAAGCTCGACAAAGACGAATATCTGGTCTACGAAAAATATCGCGGCCTCATTCTGACGAGCAAAGGCAAAAAAATCGGCAAGCGATTGGTGGACCGCCATCAGCTGCTTGAAGAATTTTTGCGTTTGATCGGCGTGGAAGAAAGCCGCATTTATCAGGACGTCGAAGGTATCGAGCATCATCTGAGTTGGGATTCGATCACGCGGATCGAGTCGCTGGTCGAATATTTCGGCCGCGATCCGAAGCGGCTCGAAGAACTCAAGGTCGTTCAGGACGAAGGAACGAGCGAATTCTAA
- a CDS encoding family 10 glycosylhydrolase, with protein sequence MKWRQGLMVLLAVMLLLPAGGGFGGSRAHAASVISIVLDGQRIQGDVDPYIVSNTTLVPMRLVSENLGAQIQWSQSDKVVTINQGGTLLSIPLGAKTAFVNGNSVELEAPVTSLGGRIMVPLRFVGQGLGLNVNWNQATQTITLTTPDGPVGVPVPGVPDNQGNLTALRGAWVATVSSLDWPSSKTAATQKTQFSAMLDQLQETGINAVFVQVRPSADALYKSSLVPWSNVLTGTAGKDPGYDPLSFMIEEAHKRGMEFHAWFNPFRASTGTSTSNLASNHVAKAHPDWIVNFDGKLYINPGIPAARQSVIDDVMEVVNNYDIDGVHLDDYFYPYGESSAKKFGDDGTYSLYNTAAYKNKGDWRRANINSFVQTLGQSIHAVKADVRYGVSPFGVWRNGSSDPLGSSTRAGVTAYDSTYADARTWIKNEWVDYVVPQIYWSNVNTAANYKTLVDWWADTVDGTDVDLYIGEAAYKVGTSEAGWSSASELADHLAYTIGRKNVDGNIFFRAQHLLSGKVKSTLQQYWAN encoded by the coding sequence ATGAAATGGCGTCAAGGATTAATGGTACTGTTGGCAGTGATGCTGCTGCTCCCGGCAGGGGGCGGATTCGGAGGAAGCCGGGCTCACGCGGCTTCCGTCATCTCGATCGTTCTCGACGGACAACGGATTCAAGGAGACGTCGATCCTTATATCGTGTCGAATACGACGCTCGTGCCGATGCGGCTCGTCAGCGAAAATCTCGGCGCGCAGATTCAATGGTCGCAAAGCGACAAGGTCGTCACGATCAATCAGGGCGGCACGCTGCTGTCGATCCCGCTCGGCGCGAAAACGGCGTTTGTCAACGGCAATTCCGTTGAACTAGAAGCTCCGGTGACGAGCCTGGGCGGCCGGATCATGGTTCCGCTGCGTTTCGTCGGCCAGGGACTCGGACTGAACGTCAACTGGAACCAGGCGACGCAGACGATTACGCTGACGACGCCGGACGGTCCGGTCGGCGTGCCCGTACCCGGCGTGCCGGACAATCAGGGCAACCTGACCGCGCTGCGCGGCGCCTGGGTCGCGACCGTATCGAGTCTCGACTGGCCGTCGTCCAAAACCGCGGCGACGCAAAAAACGCAGTTCTCCGCCATGCTGGACCAACTGCAGGAGACCGGCATCAACGCCGTCTTCGTGCAGGTACGCCCGAGCGCGGACGCGCTGTACAAATCGTCGCTCGTGCCGTGGTCGAACGTCCTGACCGGCACGGCCGGCAAAGACCCGGGCTACGATCCGCTGTCGTTCATGATCGAAGAAGCGCATAAGCGCGGCATGGAATTCCATGCCTGGTTCAATCCGTTCCGCGCCAGCACGGGCACGTCGACGTCGAACCTGGCTTCGAACCACGTCGCCAAAGCGCATCCGGATTGGATCGTCAATTTCGACGGCAAACTGTATATCAATCCGGGCATTCCCGCCGCGCGCCAATCCGTCATCGACGACGTGATGGAAGTCGTGAACAACTACGATATCGACGGCGTGCATCTGGACGACTATTTCTATCCGTACGGCGAATCGTCCGCCAAGAAATTCGGCGACGACGGCACGTACAGCCTGTACAATACCGCCGCCTACAAAAACAAAGGCGACTGGCGCCGCGCGAACATCAACAGCTTCGTGCAGACGCTGGGACAGTCGATCCACGCCGTCAAAGCGGACGTGCGCTACGGGGTCAGCCCGTTCGGCGTATGGCGCAACGGTTCGAGCGATCCGCTCGGCTCCTCCACGCGCGCAGGCGTTACGGCGTACGATTCGACGTACGCGGACGCGCGCACCTGGATCAAAAACGAATGGGTCGATTATGTCGTACCGCAGATCTATTGGAGCAACGTCAACACCGCCGCCAATTACAAAACGCTTGTCGATTGGTGGGCCGATACGGTCGACGGTACCGACGTCGATCTGTATATCGGCGAAGCCGCCTACAAAGTCGGCACGTCCGAAGCCGGCTGGAGCAGCGCTTCCGAGCTGGCCGACCATCTGGCCTACACGATCGGCCGCAAAAACGTCGACGGCAATATCTTTTTCCGCGCCCAGCACCTGCTGTCGGGCAAAGTGAAAAGCACGCTGCAGCAGT